In one window of Ferriphaselus amnicola DNA:
- a CDS encoding flagellin N-terminal helical domain-containing protein: MASYINTNIAALNAQRNLTQSQGALNTSLQRLSSGLRVNSAKDDAAGLAIAERMNAQIKGLNVAVRNANDGISLAQTAEGALGIIGNNLQRMRELAVQGANSTASGDLTSLDSEYKQLAAENTRVIGATKFNGTSLLNAAATLSFQIGANAADTVSVTTTVVAMTGTTLGTTTALASAQITLLDADIATINSTRATFGSTQSRFEAIISNVSNAAENLTAARSRIMDTDYAAETANLTRAQILQQAGTAMLAQANTAPNSVMSLLR; the protein is encoded by the coding sequence ATGGCTTCCTATATCAACACCAACATCGCCGCCTTGAATGCACAACGCAACCTGACCCAATCTCAGGGTGCGCTGAATACTTCGCTGCAACGCCTGTCTTCCGGCTTGCGCGTGAACAGCGCCAAGGACGATGCAGCAGGGCTGGCCATCGCCGAGCGCATGAATGCGCAAATCAAGGGGTTGAATGTTGCGGTACGCAATGCCAACGATGGCATTTCTCTAGCCCAGACCGCTGAAGGTGCACTTGGCATCATCGGCAACAATCTGCAGCGGATGCGTGAACTGGCGGTACAAGGAGCCAACTCCACAGCGTCGGGCGACTTGACTTCGCTAGACTCTGAGTACAAGCAACTCGCCGCTGAAAATACGCGCGTAATCGGCGCAACAAAATTCAACGGCACTTCGCTGCTGAATGCTGCTGCCACGCTGTCGTTCCAGATTGGCGCAAACGCTGCCGACACGGTTTCGGTCACCACCACCGTCGTTGCGATGACAGGAACCACTTTGGGAACCACTACAGCATTGGCTTCGGCACAAATCACCTTGCTGGATGCTGACATCGCCACCATCAACTCGACTCGTGCAACCTTTGGCTCCACTCAGTCTCGGTTCGAAGCGATCATCAGCAACGTATCCAATGCCGCAGAGAACCTGACCGCTGCCCGCAGTCGCATCATGGACACTGACTACGCCGCAGAAACTGCCAACTTGACTCGCGCCCAGATTCTGCAACAAGCAGGCACTGCGATGCTGGCACAAGCCAACACCGCCCCGAACAGCGTGATGTCTTTGTTGCGCTAG
- a CDS encoding GGDEF domain-containing protein — MNNPAEIARETLKLLASRKLAATPNNYTAVYQEISGEPVEASGAETILVGVAQRLVKESPKTSAIGKSLKQAISSRDWARCQNELQHFLFPPAEQTKAAPLAWSDLIRDLLRQLETTHKGLTIARKREGLETVLGRFSSDPAVLSEKLQGLIRSWSSGQTETLDAKVSNETEITAPQLSAAPAVIDTASPGATMPNLADHALLGQLGELLAQTLESTLQLHPELSGEVTALIGQVRTAHSHDQINQLAEKLRHFWLHMELHGGDKIKVQEGLIRLLRMLVENVSELVADDKWLHGQIGMFQEIIANPIDKHIIADAERSLRDAIIKQGLLQQSLTDAKSTLKTLMSSFIDRLGELTDTTGEYHTKMESYSQKIGGTDNLAELGHILDDIMQDTRTIQESALRSRDELLATRKQADEAERRIHELETELEHVSELVREDQLTGALNRRGLDEIMEREYKRADRNPTPIIIALLDVDNFKRLNDTLGHQAGDQALIHLASVIKDALRPSDSVGRYGGEEFIIVLPDTALEEGIATISRLQRELTKRFFMHNNERQLITFSAGVALRSENETADDTIARADQAMYLAKQTGKNRVVAAD; from the coding sequence ATGAACAATCCCGCAGAGATCGCCCGCGAAACCCTCAAGTTACTCGCTTCACGCAAACTTGCAGCGACGCCCAATAACTACACTGCGGTGTACCAAGAAATTAGCGGCGAGCCAGTCGAGGCGAGCGGAGCAGAAACGATTTTGGTCGGAGTTGCACAGCGGTTAGTCAAAGAGTCCCCTAAGACCAGCGCCATCGGAAAGTCCCTCAAACAAGCCATTTCCAGCCGAGATTGGGCGCGCTGTCAAAATGAGCTACAGCATTTTTTGTTCCCTCCTGCTGAGCAGACTAAGGCTGCACCTCTCGCATGGTCTGATCTCATCCGTGATCTGTTACGACAGTTGGAAACTACGCACAAGGGCCTCACCATTGCGCGCAAGAGGGAAGGTCTAGAAACCGTCCTAGGACGATTCAGCTCCGACCCCGCCGTACTATCAGAAAAGCTACAAGGATTGATCAGATCATGGTCTAGCGGCCAAACCGAAACACTCGACGCCAAGGTAAGCAATGAAACAGAGATTACCGCGCCCCAACTCAGCGCTGCCCCCGCAGTCATAGACACAGCATCTCCCGGAGCGACCATGCCCAATCTGGCCGACCACGCATTACTTGGTCAACTGGGCGAACTGTTGGCACAGACGCTGGAAAGTACATTGCAATTACATCCAGAACTATCGGGGGAAGTCACGGCATTGATCGGGCAAGTCCGTACCGCCCACAGTCACGATCAGATTAATCAATTAGCAGAAAAATTGCGCCACTTTTGGCTGCACATGGAGCTACATGGCGGCGACAAAATCAAGGTGCAAGAAGGTTTGATCCGCTTGTTGCGGATGCTAGTAGAAAACGTCAGCGAGTTGGTTGCCGATGATAAATGGCTGCACGGACAAATTGGCATGTTCCAAGAAATCATCGCCAACCCCATCGATAAGCACATCATTGCCGATGCTGAACGTAGTCTGCGAGATGCCATCATCAAACAAGGGCTATTGCAACAAAGCTTAACTGACGCCAAGAGCACGTTAAAAACGCTAATGTCGAGCTTCATCGACCGTTTAGGTGAACTGACCGACACTACTGGCGAATACCACACAAAAATGGAGAGCTACAGCCAAAAGATCGGCGGCACAGACAATCTGGCGGAGCTTGGCCACATCCTTGATGACATCATGCAGGACACACGTACTATTCAGGAAAGCGCCTTACGTTCGCGTGACGAACTGCTGGCCACCCGCAAGCAAGCGGATGAAGCCGAGCGCCGCATCCATGAGTTGGAAACCGAGCTAGAACATGTGAGTGAGTTAGTGCGGGAAGACCAACTCACTGGGGCGCTCAACCGGCGCGGCCTTGACGAGATCATGGAGCGCGAATACAAACGAGCTGATCGCAACCCTACACCCATCATCATCGCACTACTCGACGTGGACAATTTCAAGCGTCTTAATGACACTCTTGGTCATCAAGCGGGGGATCAAGCCCTCATTCATCTCGCCAGTGTCATCAAAGACGCCCTGCGCCCCAGCGACTCCGTCGGACGCTACGGTGGTGAAGAGTTCATCATCGTGCTTCCCGACACCGCTTTGGAGGAAGGTATCGCCACCATCTCGCGTCTCCAGCGCGAACTGACCAAGCGCTTTTTCATGCACAACAATGAGCGTCAGCTCATCACTTTTAGCGCAGGCGTGGCACTACGCAGCGAGAACGAAACAGCGGATGACACGATCGCCCGCGCTGATCAGGCAATGTACCTCGCCAAGCAGACCGGCAAAAATCGTGTGGTAGCGGCGGACTAA
- a CDS encoding O-linked N-acetylglucosamine transferase family protein, which yields MMPALPSTPTTQRNDPCPCGSGKKFKHCCISKQTLQPANNTDLITLFQLAVRSFERGQLDQAATEFRKILEVKKTHADAIHYLGLIDYQQGKTDSGIALLVRSLTLDPENASFLSNLGAAYNETGRFKEAIPVLRKAIHRNPEYANAHSNLGMALQHAGEFDSAISSYRRAIALTPNHANALYNLGVLLFSQDQFSEAIITLLKVVELVPQHADCIFHLGLLSDKMGDPSNAIDLISHAISLASNQPIYHLNLALIYDKKGMPERTIEHMKLAAALPIPHTATILGEIGLLYAKLGRFSEALSYAKEALTLNSELLSGHLALGLTNYATGHEEEAIAHYQIATKLAPNNATIQSDLLFFLLRSRKIDDQALFNAHLEFARTFEQPLKKLWKKQSNSTSSDRKLKIGYVSADFCDHSVAMFIRPILAHHDRHDFTVYCYYNHTRQDAVSQELKSYADHWRPCLQLSDDELFAQIQRDEIDILIDLSGHTALNRLLVFARKPAPIQITWLGYAGTTGLSSMDYRFTDQYLDPPGMTDQFHSEQLIRLSASYTFGLHFQPPEVTPLPALSGQAFTFSCLNAHSKISDENIALWAEILKRTPGSRIMFGNSEEEAVQHRLINTFASYGIDASRLILKPRVTTYDFLALHQSIDVALDPFPYNGGTTTVLATLMGVPVITLSGSRTVSRCGAGIMGAVGLSDWVATSPDQYVSIAIKYFHDLEALSRIRQSLRDRWHQSSVGNPAAYTQEIESTYRQLWSHWCSQQTQKAPEK from the coding sequence ATGATGCCCGCACTCCCATCCACACCGACCACTCAACGCAACGATCCCTGCCCTTGTGGTAGCGGTAAGAAATTCAAGCATTGTTGTATTTCCAAGCAGACACTCCAACCCGCGAACAACACCGACCTCATTACGCTGTTTCAACTCGCCGTTCGCTCCTTTGAGCGAGGACAGCTAGATCAAGCCGCTACGGAGTTCCGTAAGATTCTTGAGGTTAAGAAAACTCATGCCGATGCGATTCACTATCTTGGACTGATTGACTACCAACAAGGCAAAACTGATAGCGGGATTGCTTTGTTAGTTCGGTCGCTGACGCTCGACCCAGAAAATGCCTCCTTCTTAAGCAACTTAGGCGCAGCCTATAACGAAACTGGGCGATTCAAGGAGGCGATCCCAGTGCTACGCAAGGCGATCCATCGCAACCCGGAATACGCTAACGCACACAGCAATCTAGGTATGGCGCTCCAGCACGCAGGGGAGTTCGACTCGGCCATCTCATCTTACCGACGTGCCATCGCGTTGACCCCGAATCATGCCAATGCACTATACAACCTAGGAGTTTTATTATTCTCTCAAGATCAGTTCAGTGAAGCGATCATCACCCTACTTAAAGTGGTCGAACTTGTACCGCAACACGCCGATTGCATTTTCCATCTGGGATTACTGTCGGACAAGATGGGCGACCCCAGCAATGCTATCGATCTGATAAGCCATGCCATTTCTCTGGCTTCGAATCAGCCGATCTATCACCTTAACCTAGCGTTGATCTACGACAAGAAAGGCATGCCCGAGCGAACCATCGAGCACATGAAACTAGCCGCCGCGCTTCCCATTCCCCATACGGCCACGATCCTCGGTGAGATTGGCTTGTTATACGCCAAATTAGGGCGATTCTCAGAGGCGCTGTCCTATGCAAAAGAGGCGTTAACACTCAACTCAGAATTGCTCTCCGGCCATCTAGCATTAGGATTGACCAACTACGCAACGGGCCACGAAGAAGAGGCCATCGCCCACTACCAAATTGCGACCAAGCTGGCTCCAAACAATGCAACGATCCAAAGCGATCTGCTGTTCTTCCTACTTCGCAGCCGGAAAATCGACGATCAGGCTCTGTTCAATGCCCACTTAGAGTTCGCCAGAACATTTGAGCAGCCACTCAAAAAGCTCTGGAAAAAGCAGAGCAACTCCACGTCCTCAGATCGAAAATTAAAGATAGGCTACGTCTCCGCCGACTTTTGCGATCACTCGGTCGCCATGTTCATTCGCCCCATCTTGGCCCATCATGATCGACACGACTTCACCGTGTATTGCTACTACAACCATACACGGCAGGATGCAGTTTCCCAAGAGCTTAAGAGCTATGCTGACCACTGGAGACCCTGCCTGCAACTCAGTGATGACGAGCTTTTTGCCCAGATCCAACGTGACGAGATCGACATTCTTATTGACCTTTCAGGACACACTGCACTTAATCGGCTATTGGTCTTTGCTCGGAAACCCGCACCGATTCAAATTACATGGTTAGGCTACGCGGGCACGACCGGCCTCAGTAGCATGGACTATCGCTTCACCGATCAGTATCTCGACCCACCCGGCATGACCGATCAGTTCCACTCGGAGCAACTCATTCGTCTATCGGCTTCATATACTTTTGGCCTGCACTTTCAGCCACCGGAAGTCACTCCCTTGCCCGCGCTTTCAGGCCAAGCATTTACCTTTTCCTGCCTCAATGCGCACTCCAAAATCTCGGACGAGAACATTGCACTATGGGCAGAAATACTCAAACGTACGCCTGGATCACGCATCATGTTTGGCAATTCCGAAGAGGAAGCTGTGCAACACAGGCTAATCAATACATTTGCCTCGTACGGCATCGATGCCAGTCGCCTGATCTTGAAACCCCGAGTCACCACTTACGACTTCCTAGCATTGCACCAATCGATCGATGTCGCGCTGGACCCGTTTCCTTACAATGGCGGCACAACCACAGTATTGGCGACACTGATGGGCGTGCCAGTCATCACGCTCTCCGGCTCGCGTACAGTTTCGCGCTGCGGCGCCGGAATAATGGGAGCGGTCGGACTTTCCGACTGGGTGGCCACAAGCCCAGATCAATATGTCTCGATCGCAATCAAGTATTTTCATGACTTAGAAGCGCTTTCACGCATACGCCAAAGCCTACGTGATCGATGGCACCAAAGCTCAGTAGGCAATCCAGCGGCCTACACGCAAGAAATCGAATCGACCTATCGACAACTTTGGAGCCACTGGTGCTCGCAGCAAACGCAGAAAGCGCCTGAAAAATAG
- a CDS encoding response regulator, with protein sequence MLNTVKILVVDDHAILRKGLKQILDDTPDLRVTGEAGSGMEAIQQVQSEEFDMVLLDISMPDKHGIDVLKQIKQIHPNLPVLMLSMHAEDQYALRSIKTGAAGYLNKQSAPAQLVTAIRQVASGKKYISSELAEQLAEGLTQGYQELLHQKLSNREYQTLCLMASGKTLTEIGEAMSLSVKTVSVYRARLLEKMNLRNNAEAIHYAISNHLLE encoded by the coding sequence ATGCTGAATACCGTGAAGATTCTCGTCGTTGACGACCACGCCATCCTACGCAAGGGGCTGAAACAAATCCTAGATGACACGCCCGACCTGCGCGTCACGGGCGAGGCCGGCAGTGGCATGGAAGCCATCCAGCAAGTTCAGAGCGAAGAGTTCGACATGGTGTTGCTGGACATCAGCATGCCGGACAAGCACGGTATCGATGTGCTCAAGCAGATCAAGCAGATCCATCCCAACTTACCTGTACTGATGCTGAGCATGCATGCGGAAGACCAGTACGCGCTGCGCTCGATCAAGACCGGCGCGGCGGGATATCTGAATAAACAAAGCGCGCCAGCGCAACTGGTTACAGCCATCCGCCAAGTCGCCAGCGGCAAGAAATACATCAGCAGTGAACTTGCGGAGCAACTCGCCGAAGGTTTGACCCAAGGCTACCAAGAGTTGCTGCACCAAAAACTTTCCAACCGCGAATACCAGACGTTGTGCTTGATGGCCTCAGGCAAGACGCTCACCGAGATCGGCGAAGCCATGTCGCTCAGCGTCAAGACAGTCAGTGTTTATCGCGCTCGTCTTCTGGAGAAGATGAATCTGCGCAACAACGCCGAGGCCATCCATTACGCCATCAGCAACCACCTGCTCGAATAA
- a CDS encoding hybrid sensor histidine kinase/response regulator produces MTTEKLRVLLVESAPTDAQKTLSKLALSGYLVEHLRVDSAEGMKRALAEHPLDLILCSYDPPGFGGLEALHVLHDSGIDLPFLFLSHDLREKTIIHAMHSGADDYILKGSLNRLAPSIEHNLREARIRREHREAQIALQENQIRLHAFIANLPGLTYQILQTDDGKLHFPYVSEGCHALLGINHEALEQDGNLFHQMLHSDDRASYFESMQQSLQQMSFWNWEGRIQLPPGNEVKWVNLRCTPRQLETGNVLWEGIMFNITQSKLAEIEINRSREQLRALSMHVQDVREEERLNIAREVHDNLGSLLTAIKLDIAWLGGRLSGEGHKLAEKAQDIASTTDKCIAAARDISRTLRPSVLDNFGIVAAIEMEAGEFERRTGIPCKLEQLDDAISLSPEVSIALFRILQEALNNIIKHARRANEVKVKLINGNECIDLMVSDNGCGIAQRDRQKPRSFGLRGIQERVSHFGGDLRIDSAPGKGTTIAVCIPHNPEPRDLSSLVMPQQTLF; encoded by the coding sequence ATGACGACAGAAAAACTACGGGTATTGTTGGTTGAAAGTGCTCCGACCGATGCCCAAAAGACCTTGAGCAAACTCGCGCTGAGCGGCTATCTGGTCGAGCATCTGCGGGTTGATTCCGCCGAAGGGATGAAACGCGCACTGGCCGAACACCCCTTGGACTTAATCCTGTGCAGCTATGATCCGCCCGGCTTCGGCGGCCTTGAGGCGTTGCACGTGCTACATGACTCGGGTATCGACCTGCCCTTTTTGTTCCTCTCCCATGATCTACGCGAAAAGACCATCATCCACGCCATGCATTCGGGCGCAGATGACTACATCCTTAAGGGCAGCTTGAATCGACTGGCACCATCGATAGAACATAATCTACGTGAGGCGCGTATCCGCCGCGAGCACCGAGAAGCACAGATTGCCCTGCAAGAAAATCAGATCCGACTGCATGCTTTCATCGCCAACTTGCCCGGACTGACCTATCAGATCTTGCAGACCGATGACGGCAAGCTGCACTTCCCCTATGTCAGCGAAGGTTGCCACGCTCTGCTCGGCATCAACCATGAAGCTTTGGAGCAGGACGGTAATCTGTTTCACCAAATGTTGCACAGCGATGATCGCGCCAGCTATTTCGAGTCCATGCAGCAATCGCTACAGCAAATGAGTTTCTGGAACTGGGAAGGACGCATCCAGCTGCCACCCGGCAATGAAGTGAAATGGGTCAACCTGCGCTGCACTCCTCGCCAGCTCGAAACCGGTAATGTGCTGTGGGAAGGCATCATGTTCAACATCACCCAAAGTAAGCTGGCCGAGATCGAGATCAACCGCTCGCGCGAACAGCTACGAGCGCTTTCCATGCACGTGCAAGATGTGCGTGAAGAGGAACGGCTCAACATTGCCCGCGAAGTACACGACAATCTGGGCAGTTTGCTCACCGCCATCAAGCTCGACATCGCTTGGTTAGGCGGACGATTAAGCGGCGAAGGTCACAAGTTAGCCGAAAAAGCACAAGACATCGCAAGCACCACCGATAAGTGCATCGCCGCCGCCCGCGACATCTCTCGTACCTTACGCCCCAGCGTGTTGGATAATTTCGGCATCGTCGCCGCCATCGAAATGGAGGCTGGCGAATTCGAGCGCCGCACGGGTATTCCCTGCAAACTGGAGCAACTGGACGATGCCATCAGCCTCTCGCCCGAGGTGTCGATCGCGCTGTTCCGCATCTTGCAGGAAGCACTCAACAACATCATCAAACACGCTCGTCGCGCCAACGAAGTCAAGGTCAAACTCATCAACGGTAACGAATGTATCGATTTGATGGTGAGCGACAATGGTTGTGGTATCGCCCAGCGCGATAGACAAAAGCCGCGCTCTTTTGGACTGCGTGGTATCCAAGAACGAGTGTCGCACTTTGGCGGCGATCTGCGTATCGACAGCGCACCAGGAAAAGGTACTACTATTGCAGTCTGTATCCCGCATAATCCGGAGCCGCGCGATTTGAGTTCGCTTGTAATGCCGCAACAAACTTTGTTCTAA
- a CDS encoding class I SAM-dependent methyltransferase: MSQQRDYNIEIRDTRDHQYAYGFDFDVMHPYMMRSFEPFFRVGSLLELGSFKGDFTRRFLTHFDDITCVEASGEAIAEAKQKLGTQVSYIHSQFETAPLPKRYDNIVLTHVLEHLDNPVRVLRRINDEWLADGGRFFLVCPNANAPSRQIAVKMGLISHNTAVTPAEAEHGHRCTYTLDTLERDAVAAGLRVVHRSGIFFKALANFQWDRLLQTDIISPEYLEGCYQLGQRYPDLCSSIFLLCEQGD, translated from the coding sequence ATGAGCCAGCAACGTGATTACAACATCGAGATCCGCGATACCCGTGATCATCAGTATGCCTACGGTTTTGATTTCGACGTGATGCACCCGTACATGATGCGCTCGTTTGAACCGTTCTTCAGGGTGGGCAGTTTGTTGGAATTGGGGAGTTTCAAGGGCGATTTCACTCGCCGCTTTCTCACCCATTTTGATGATATCACCTGCGTCGAGGCTTCCGGAGAGGCCATCGCGGAAGCTAAACAAAAGCTGGGTACTCAGGTCAGTTACATCCATTCGCAGTTCGAGACCGCGCCCCTGCCCAAGCGTTACGACAACATCGTGCTGACTCATGTGTTGGAGCACCTCGATAACCCAGTGCGCGTGCTGCGCCGTATCAACGACGAGTGGCTGGCCGATGGCGGGAGATTCTTTTTGGTCTGCCCAAACGCCAATGCGCCTTCGCGCCAGATCGCGGTGAAGATGGGCTTGATCTCGCACAACACGGCAGTCACACCAGCCGAAGCCGAACATGGGCATCGCTGTACTTATACGCTAGACACGTTAGAACGAGATGCGGTCGCGGCGGGATTGCGCGTCGTCCATCGCTCCGGCATCTTCTTTAAAGCCTTAGCCAACTTCCAATGGGATCGGCTACTTCAAACCGACATCATCTCCCCAGAGTATCTAGAGGGCTGTTACCAGCTTGGGCAGCGGTATCCCGATCTCTGCTCCAGTATCTTTTTGCTGTGCGAGCAAGGCGACTGA
- a CDS encoding GNAT family N-acetyltransferase, which produces MSQRLRFASNEAGAAQIAAHFRECDTVFVPPLSGRVDIDDYAHKIVTHGQRFEAWSGEVLVGLVAVYCNASDKRTAFITSVSTLPSWQGQGVAAHVLRDCIAHVRTQDFARIELEVDGDNLAALSLYEKSGFMRSHASRHPTTMTLDLRKDG; this is translated from the coding sequence ATGAGCCAGCGTCTTCGATTCGCGTCGAATGAGGCTGGTGCGGCACAAATTGCCGCTCACTTTCGTGAGTGTGATACGGTCTTTGTGCCACCGCTAAGCGGGCGAGTGGACATCGACGACTATGCACATAAGATCGTCACCCACGGACAGCGCTTCGAGGCCTGGAGCGGCGAGGTGTTAGTTGGCTTGGTGGCGGTGTATTGCAATGCGTCAGATAAGCGCACAGCGTTCATTACCAGTGTCAGCACACTGCCGAGTTGGCAAGGCCAAGGAGTCGCGGCACACGTGTTACGTGATTGCATCGCTCATGTGCGAACGCAGGACTTCGCGCGTATCGAACTAGAAGTGGATGGTGATAATCTTGCTGCGTTGTCGCTATACGAAAAGAGCGGATTCATGCGAAGCCACGCGAGCCGCCATCCGACGACCATGACACTGGATTTACGAAAGGATGGATAG
- a CDS encoding glycoside hydrolase family protein: MKWQKLGKIFDPTQHTLPNGCVQFAQSPQALVFDDFVRIYFSTRAVDTNGKFLSHIAFVDMRKNLREVIRVSDQTVIPLGGLGCFDEHGIFPMSVLRHGDSVYGYTCGWNRRVSVSVDTAIGLAISHDDGLTFQRIGDGPVLAASMQEPCLVGDGFVKVINSVFHMWYIFGTGWHKYAPDAAPDRTYKIGHATSKDGITWVKEEARRIISDKLGPDESQALPTVIGISGRHHMFFCYRESFDFRLGKGRGYRIGHAWSDDLTNWTRDDDDPLLEGKLGEWDSDMQCYPHVFECDGRIYLLYNGNQFGRYGFGLAELEI; encoded by the coding sequence ATGAAGTGGCAAAAGCTCGGCAAGATATTCGACCCGACTCAGCACACGCTGCCGAACGGTTGCGTGCAGTTCGCTCAATCGCCCCAAGCGTTGGTGTTCGACGACTTCGTGCGCATCTACTTTTCCACGCGGGCGGTCGATACGAATGGCAAGTTCCTAAGCCATATCGCTTTCGTCGATATGCGGAAGAACCTGCGCGAGGTGATCCGCGTCTCCGATCAAACGGTGATCCCGCTCGGTGGCTTGGGATGTTTCGACGAGCATGGCATTTTCCCGATGAGCGTGCTGCGCCACGGCGATTCGGTGTACGGCTATACCTGTGGCTGGAATCGCCGAGTATCGGTGTCGGTGGATACGGCCATCGGCCTAGCCATCAGCCATGACGATGGACTGACTTTCCAACGGATCGGCGATGGCCCCGTGCTGGCGGCTTCAATGCAAGAACCTTGCTTGGTCGGCGATGGCTTCGTCAAGGTCATCAATAGCGTGTTCCACATGTGGTACATCTTCGGCACCGGTTGGCATAAATACGCGCCTGACGCCGCACCTGATCGCACCTATAAGATCGGCCACGCGACTTCGAAAGATGGCATCACCTGGGTGAAGGAGGAGGCTCGCCGCATCATCTCGGACAAGTTGGGCCCAGACGAGAGTCAGGCGCTGCCTACGGTGATCGGCATCTCCGGTCGTCATCACATGTTCTTTTGTTATCGAGAGTCGTTCGATTTTCGTCTGGGGAAGGGGCGCGGCTATCGCATCGGCCACGCTTGGTCGGACGACTTGACGAACTGGACACGCGATGACGATGATCCACTGCTGGAAGGTAAGCTGGGCGAGTGGGATAGCGACATGCAATGTTACCCGCATGTATTCGAGTGCGATGGTCGCATCTATCTGCTCTATAACGGCAACCAGTTCGGCCGCTATGGCTTTGGTTTGGCCGAGTTAGAAATATGA
- a CDS encoding glycoside hydrolase family protein — translation MFHWKKLGKVFTPQEVEGRSWLKEFAQAPATLVFDDFVRVYFSCRPPADEHGQYVSYSAYVDLERSDLFKIRHVGEQPILPLGGLGEFDEFGTYPVSVTREGDEVRAYYAGWTRCESVPFNVAIGSAVSHDDGQSFAKLGTGPVLSYSPDEPFVLSGPKVRRFNEKWQLFYIAGRKWKMVEGRAEPIYKIRMATSEDGIHWHKLNRDLIESRIEEDEAQASPDVFYANGKYHMFFCYRYSSHYRGKQNGYRIGYASSTDMVNWVRDDAKAGIDVSEQGWDAEMISYPHVFELDGRIYMAYLGDQVGRYGFGLAVLDGKLE, via the coding sequence ATGTTCCATTGGAAAAAACTTGGCAAAGTATTCACGCCACAGGAAGTCGAAGGGCGTAGCTGGCTGAAGGAGTTCGCTCAAGCGCCAGCGACATTGGTGTTCGACGACTTTGTGCGCGTCTATTTCTCCTGCCGTCCTCCGGCTGATGAGCATGGCCAGTACGTCAGCTATTCGGCCTATGTCGATTTGGAGCGTAGCGATCTGTTCAAAATACGTCATGTGGGCGAGCAGCCCATTCTGCCTTTGGGCGGCTTGGGCGAGTTCGACGAATTCGGTACCTATCCGGTATCGGTGACGCGCGAGGGTGACGAGGTGCGCGCCTATTACGCGGGTTGGACACGTTGTGAATCGGTGCCATTCAATGTCGCCATCGGTAGCGCGGTGAGCCACGATGACGGTCAGTCGTTCGCCAAGTTGGGTACGGGGCCGGTGCTGAGCTACAGCCCGGATGAGCCGTTCGTGTTGAGTGGGCCGAAGGTGCGCCGCTTCAACGAAAAGTGGCAATTGTTCTACATTGCAGGGCGAAAATGGAAGATGGTCGAGGGAAGAGCCGAGCCTATCTATAAGATTCGCATGGCAACTTCCGAGGATGGTATCCATTGGCATAAACTCAATCGTGACTTGATCGAAAGCCGCATCGAAGAAGATGAGGCTCAGGCCAGCCCAGATGTGTTCTACGCCAACGGCAAATACCACATGTTCTTTTGCTACCGCTACAGCAGTCATTATCGTGGCAAGCAAAACGGCTATCGGATCGGCTATGCCTCCAGCACGGACATGGTGAACTGGGTGCGCGACGATGCCAAGGCCGGCATCGACGTTTCAGAACAGGGCTGGGATGCGGAGATGATCAGCTATCCGCACGTATTTGAATTGGATGGTCGGATATACATGGCCTATCTTGGCGACCAAGTGGGGCGTTACGGCTTTGGCTTGGCAGTACTCGATGGAAAATTGGAGTAG